A window from Salarias fasciatus chromosome 11, fSalaFa1.1, whole genome shotgun sequence encodes these proteins:
- the gpn2 gene encoding GPN-loop GTPase 2, with product MSHQTGLKPSLRFGQVVIGPPGSGKTTYCKGMQEFLSHLGRKVVVVNMDPANEGLPYSCAVDVSELVTLDDVMEGLKLGPNGGLLYCMEYLEANLDWLEKKLKLHNDCYFLFDCPGQVELYTHQNSVKNIFSQLAKWNFRLTAVHLVDSHYCADPAKFISVLCTSLSTMLHVELPHVNVLSKMDLIEQYGKLAFNLDFYTEVMDLTYLLDHLAADPFFKKFHHLNQKLAEVIQDYSLVSFVPLNVQDKESMIQVLRAVDKANGYCFGDLEERNLQAMMSAAVGADFQFSSTLGVQEKYVETSAKTVEEEMMDL from the exons ATGTCCCACCAGACAGGACTGAAGCCCTCTTTGCGGTTCGGCCAGGTGGTGATTGGGCCCCCGGGCTCGGGTAAAACCACCTACTGCAAGGGGATGCAGGAGTTCCTGTCTCACTTAGGACGCAAGGTGGTTGTGGTGAATATGGACCCCGCCAACGAGGGGTTACCGTACTCCTGCGCTGTGGATGTCTCAGAGCTGGTCACTCTGGACGATGTCATGGAGGGCCTCAAGCTCGGGCCCAACGGTGGGCTCCTCTACTGCATGGAGTACCTGGAGGCTAATCTGGACTGGCTTGAGAAAAAACTGAAGCTTCACAATGACTGTTACTTTTTGTTTGACTGTCCTGGACAGGTAGAGCTTTACACCCACCAGAATTCAGTCAAGAATATATTCTCACAGTTGGCTAAGTGGAATTTTAGG TTGACAGCAGTGCACCTTGTGGACTCTCATTACTGCGCTGACCCGGCCAAGTTCATCTCAGTACTGTGCACCTCTCTGTCCACAATGCTGCATGTGGAGCTCCCCCATGTTAACGTTCTCTCCAAGATGGACTTGATAGAGCAGTATGGCAAACTGG CTTTCAACCTGGACTTCTACACGGAGGTCATGGACCTGACTTATCTTCTCGATCACTTGGCTGCAGACCCCTTCTTTAAAAAATTTCACCATCTGAATCAAAAGTTGGCAGAGGTCATTCAGGACTACAGCCTTGTCTCCTTTGTGCCTCTCAATGTGCAG GACAAAGAGAGCATGATTCAGGTCTTGCGGGCAGTGGACAAGGCAAATGGCTACTGCTTCGGAGACCTGGAGGAAAGGAATCTGCAGGCCATGATGTCAGCGGCAGTGGGGGCAGACTTCCAGTTCAGCTC TACTCTTGGGGTGCAGGAGAAGTATGTTGAGACCAGTGCAAAGACTGTGGAAGAAGAAATGATGGATCTGTGA
- the nr0b2a gene encoding nuclear receptor subfamily 0 group B member 2a translates to MDNQCHCSTNSERFSNPILYNILSQMDSGKRSAGSLGYGAVPHRCSCEVRRTVCLRRPEEICKEASAVLVKTLHFMKNLPAFKQLPPNDQFTLLRSCWAPLFILGLAQEHVDFEVTDIPADSMLKKILLNRQGRPELEREQPTMAGVGKLKSCLKKFWSLDLSPKEYAYLKGTTIFNPDVPDLKAGIFVEGLQQEAQHALSEVVQLLHPGNQERFARILVTASMLQSITPSLIIELFFRPVIGQADLLELLVDMLFCR, encoded by the exons ATGGATAACCAATGCCACTGTTCCACCAACAGCGAAAGGTTTTCAAATCCGATCCTCTACAACATCCTCAGCCAAATGGATAGCGGCAAACGCAGTGCGGGCAGCCTCGGTTACGGCGCCGTGCCTCACAGATGCAGCTGTGAGGTGCGACGGACAGTGTGCCTGAGGAGGCCTGAGGAGATCTGCAAAGAAGCGTCGGCCGTGCTGGTCAAAACTCTCCACTTCATGAAGAACTTGCCCGCCTTTAAGCAGCTGCCGCCGAACGACCAGTTCACgctgctgaggagctgctgggcaCCGCTCTTCATACTGGGTCTGGCCCAGGAGCACGTGGATTTCGAGGTGACGGACATCCCGGCCGACAGCATGCTGAAGAAGATCCTCCTGAACCGCCAGGGGAGGCCCgagctggagagagagcagccCACCATGGCCGGCGTCGGCAAGCTCAAGTCATGCCTCAAGAAGTTTTGGAGTTTGGATTTGAGCCCAAAGGAATATGCGTACCTGAAGGGGACCACGATATTTAACCCAG ATGTACCGGATTTAAAGGCAGGCATCTTCGTTGAAGGCTTGCAGCAGGAGGCCCAGCACGCCCTGAGCGAGgtggtccagctcctccacccggGGAATCAGGAGCGTTTCGCTCGGATCCTGGTCACAGCCTCCATGCTGCAGAGCATCACGCCCAGCCTCATCATTGAACTCTTCTTTCGGCCAGTCATAGGCCAGGCTGATCTTTTGGAGCTGTTGGTCGACATGTTAttctgcagataa
- the gpatch3 gene encoding G patch domain-containing protein 3, whose translation MAEGEVEAPEYFVINNIPVAFRSADLRNYFSQFIESGGFRCFHYRHRPEVLRDSRPAGSLGERDEDGETEPEGLPEPSGPTQAGKSCCCVVAVRPKDAERFVKMYAGNHWIDSKGSWLSNRCVIRRVKISSDKDDVSFPYKTKYEQRRHIALSERFTEADLKTLSELNPPALMQNGNVGTPVKVFLQLIQACRLPPRLIRKLGLTFPKTSCNRRYGNVYFQYRNSHTVPATEETVLTAAGHEISGPGKLPASLSGKTRQQADQAETTETDEVRKEEGEEDAESNTDDDDDCCEEWERHEALHDDVTSQERSKERLFEEEIELKWEKGGSGLVFYTDAQYWQEEEGDFDEQTADDWDVDMSVYYDKDGGDMDARDYVKMRYETRLRDGVMDGSGHNQAIGSFERFTKGVGRRVMEKQGWKDGEGLGSSQAGIPEALENEGQHPNCKRGFGYHGEKLLLHPGKKATRDWNITTVYDEPKDIDRGDTLLRRQPHTSLKYRGWQPGGSIGPYKKQ comes from the exons ATGGCGGAAGGTGAGGTAGAAGCCCCGGAATATTTCGTTATTAACAATATTCCCGTGGCCTTTCGCTCCGCAGACCTGAGGAATTACTTTAGTCAGTTCATAGAAAGTGGCGGCTTCCGGTGCTTCCACTACCGCCACCGACCGGAGGTCCTCAGAGACTCCAGACCGGCTGGAAGTTTGGGAGAGCGTGATGAAGACGGTGAGACTGAACCGGAGGGGCTGCCGGAGCCCTCCGGTCCGACACAGGCGGGGAAGTCCTGCTGTTGTGTCGTTGCTGTTCGCCCGAAAGACGCCGAGAGGTTCGTGAAGATGTATGCGGGGAATCACTGGATCGACTCTAAGGGGAGCTGGCTCTCCAATCGCTGTGTGATCAGGAGAGTGAAAATCTCCTCCGATAAAG atgatGTGTCATTCCCCTATAAGACAAAGTATGAGCAGCGCCGTCACATTGCACTCTCAGAGCGCTTCACAGAGGCAGACCTCAAAACTTTATCGGAGCTGAATCCACCCGCTCTGATGCAGAATGGGAACGTTGGCACACCGGTGAAGGTGTTCCTCCAGCTCATCCAGGCCTGCCGCCTGCCTCCGCGCCTCATTCGGAAGTTGGGCCTCACTTTTCCCAAGACCAGCTGTAACCGTCGCTATGGGAATGTATATTTTCAGTACCGCAACAGTCACACAGTTCCAGCCACAGAGGAGACTGTCTTAACAGCTGCTGGGCATGAAATATCAGGACCTGGAAAGCTACCTGCATCACTGTCTGGAAAAACAAGACAGCAGGCTGATCaagcagaaacaacagagacTGATGAGGTACGGAAAGAAGAAGGTGAAGAGGATGCAGAGTCAAATACAGATGAT GATGATGACTGTTGTGAGGAGTGGGAGCGTCACGAGGCTCTGCACGACGACGTGACAAGCCAGGAGCGAAGCAAAGAGCGGCTGTTTGAAGAAGAGATTGAGCTGAAGTGGGAAAAGGGTGGATCTGGCCTGGTGTTCTACACCGATGCTCAATACTGgcaagaggaagaaggag attttgatgAACAAACCGCAGATGATTGGGACGTCGACATGAGTGTTTACTATGATAAAG ATGGAGGTGACATGGACGCTCGTGACTATGTCAAAATGCGTTATGAGACGAGGCTGAGGGACGGCGTCATGGATGGCTCTGGGCATAATCAGGCTATTGGCAGCTTTGAACGATTCACTAAA GGCGTTGGTCGTCGTGTGATGGAGAAGCAGGGCTGGAAGGATGGAGAAGGACTAGGCAGCAGTCAGGCTGGGATTCCTGAAGCCCTGGAGAATGAGGGTCAACATCCTAACTGCAAAAGAGGGTTTGG gtatCATGGAGAAAAACTGCTTTTACATCCCGGTAAAAAGGCCACAAGAGATTGGAATATAACTACAGTCTACGATGAACCCAAAGATATAGACAGGGGCGACACCTTGCTGCGAAGACAACCTCACACCAGTTTAAAGTACAGAGGGTGGCAACCAGGTGGCAGCATTGGACCatacaaaaaacaataa